The following are encoded in a window of Kaistia algarum genomic DNA:
- a CDS encoding isopenicillin N synthase family dioxygenase gives MSIIPIIDLSDRSGDAAIGEAIGRTCRETGFFLVTGHGADPAIVDNGWRAARAYFDRPVDEKMTASMPYPGYPYGYSPVKGETLAASLGDVKPADLKETFSFGPSAFQRLDHKPADDAEAFVFSANPWPIGGDEFRQAVTAYYREMSALAGRIMRFFAIALELPEDYFARFIDREASALRLLNYPDVTETPLPGQLRAGEHSDYGSLTILMQEDAPGGLEVKGLDGAWHRVPAIAGSFVINIGDLMQRWTNDLWKSTLHRVTIPPHDLAKSARRQSIAFFHQPNWDAEISCIETCLSSGERAKYPSVGSGEYLASKFRSTVVK, from the coding sequence ATGTCGATCATACCGATCATCGATCTTTCCGACAGGAGCGGCGACGCCGCAATCGGCGAGGCGATCGGCCGGACATGCCGGGAGACCGGCTTCTTCCTCGTGACGGGACATGGCGCGGACCCGGCCATTGTCGACAATGGCTGGCGCGCCGCACGAGCCTATTTCGACCGTCCGGTGGACGAGAAGATGACGGCGTCGATGCCCTATCCCGGCTATCCCTATGGCTATAGTCCGGTCAAGGGCGAAACCCTCGCCGCCTCGCTGGGCGATGTGAAGCCGGCCGATCTCAAGGAGACCTTTTCCTTCGGCCCCTCGGCGTTCCAGCGCCTCGACCACAAGCCGGCGGACGATGCCGAAGCCTTCGTGTTCTCGGCCAATCCTTGGCCGATCGGCGGCGATGAATTTCGCCAGGCGGTGACGGCCTATTACCGCGAAATGTCGGCACTCGCGGGCCGAATCATGCGCTTCTTCGCCATCGCCCTCGAATTACCGGAGGATTACTTCGCTCGGTTCATCGATCGCGAGGCGAGCGCGCTTCGCCTCTTGAACTATCCCGATGTTACGGAAACGCCGCTGCCGGGCCAGCTCCGCGCCGGCGAGCATTCCGACTATGGCTCGCTGACGATCCTCATGCAGGAGGACGCGCCGGGCGGACTCGAAGTGAAGGGGCTCGACGGCGCGTGGCACCGCGTCCCTGCGATCGCGGGCAGCTTTGTTATCAATATTGGCGATCTGATGCAGCGTTGGACCAATGATCTGTGGAAATCGACGCTGCATCGCGTCACCATCCCTCCCCACGATCTGGCCAAAAGCGCTCGGCGCCAGTCGATCGCTTTTTTCCACCAGCCGAACTGGGACGCCGAGATATCCTGCATCGAAACCTGTCTTTCGTCCGGCGAGCGGGCGAAATATCCCTCCGTCGGATCTGGCGAATATCTCGCCTCGAAGTTCCGCTCCACGGTGGTGAAGTGA